The Pectobacterium wasabiae CFBP 3304 DNA segment GTTATACTATCCCCTCACAATTTAGGGTCTCACGATTTGAGTCCGGCAGTTATTTGATATAGGTAGTCAGTTTTAATGCGATTGGACAAATTTTTATCCCAACAGTTGGAAATTAGCCGTTCACTGGTGGCGCGTGAGCTCCACGCACAGCGCGTTACCGTTGATGGTGAAGTGGTAAAAAGCGGTGCATTCAAGTTATCTCCCGAGCATAACGTTGAATTCGATGGCAACCCACTGAAACAGCAGAGCGGCCCACGTTATTTCATGTTGAATAAGCCTCAGGGCTACGTTTGTTCAACGGATGATCCCGATCATCCTACCATTCTTTATTTTATGGATGTGCCGGTGGCGTACAAATTGCATGCGGCGGGGCGGCTGGATATCGATACCACAGGGTTGGTACTGTTAACTGACGATGGTCAATGGTCGCATCGTATTACCTCGCCTAAACATGAGTGTGAAAAAACCTATCTGGTGACGCTGGAACAGCCGCTGGCAGAGGATACCGCCGCGCAATTTACGGCAGGCGTACAGTTACATAGCGAGAAAAATCTCACTAAGCCCGCTTCGCTTGAGAAGATAACGGATCATGTCGTGCGGTTGACGATTAGCGAAGGTCGCTATCATCAAGTGAAAAGGATGTTTGCTGCGGTGGGGAATCGCGTCGTTGAGCTGCATCGCGAGCGTATTGGCGGCATTTCTCTGGATAGCGAACTGGAACCGGGGGAATACCGTGAGTTGAGTGCTGAAGAGGTCGCCAGCGTAAAATAATACTATTCAGAACGACCTTCTTTCTTATCTGGAGTTATTAGTGCAATTACGCCGACCCTCTCATATCGGGCTGATTTTTATTCTTGGCCTGATTTCGATGTTAACGCCGTTAGCTATCGATATGTATTTACCAGCGTTGCCGACCATTGCTAACGAGTTTGGCGTGGGGGATGGGCATGTCCAAATGACGCTCAGCACCTATGTGCTGGGTTTTGCTATTGGCCAGATGTTTTACGGGCCGATGGCGGACAGCCTGGGGCGCAAGCCTGTCATACTCGGCGGCACACTGGTTTTTGCGTTCGCTGGCGTGGTCTGTGCGCTGGCGCAAACAGTGGAACAGTTGATCTACATGCGTTTCCTGCACGGGGTTTCCGCTGCGGCGTCTGCGGTAGTGATTAATGCACTGATGCGCGATATGTTCTCGCGGGATGACTTTTCCCGCATGATGTCGTTCGTCGTGTTGGTGATGACCGTTGCCCCCTTAATCGCACCGATTGCTGGTGGATGGCTGTTGCTGTGGTTTAGCTGGCATTCCATTTTTTGGGCGATCTCTGGGGCGGCGTTTCTCGCATCTGCGCTGATTTTCTTTTTTATCAAAGAAACGTTACCGCCTGAGAAGCAGCAGAAATTTCATCTGCGCACCACCATCGGGAATTTCGCCGTTCTGTTCCGCCACAAGCGGGTGTTTAGCTATATGGTAGCGAGCGGGCTTTCGTTTTGCGGCATGTTCTCCTTCCTGAGTGCCGGGCCGTTTGTGTATATCAATCTGTATGGCGTTTCTCCTCAGAATTTTGGCTATTATTTTGCTCTGAACATCGTTTTTCTGTTTGTGGTGACGTTGTTTAATAGCCGTAATGTTCGGCGACTGGGTGCCATGGCGATGTTTCGCACGGGGCTGGTCATTCAGTTTGTGATGGGGATCTGGCTGGTGGTTGTCTGCCTGTTCGATCTTGGCTTCTTACCGCTGGTATTTGGTGTCGCGCTGTTTGTCGGCTGCATTGCGATGGTGGCGTCGAACGCGATGGCGGTTATTCTTGATGACTTCCCGCATATGGCAGGGACGGCTTCATCGTTGGCTGGCACGCTGCGCTTTGGTCTTGGTGCGATTGTGGGGGTTCTCCTCTCACTGGCTTCATTCAACAGCGCCTGGCCGATGGTGTTATCGATGGCACTTTGTTCTATCGGTGCATTTCTGCTGTATCTGTACGCACACCGCTCCGCCCCCGCCCCGTCCTGATTTTTCCCTTCTTTTCAGGTGTAGGTAAGGTATTCCTGCACCTGAATGCGTTCTTCTGTTCTTCTTTTCCCTCTGACGGCAATAGTCCGCCATTCTCTTTTGTTTTGTTAATGTAAAGAATTTGACTAATAAGTGAATAAATAGGTCGAAAGGGGTTGAGATATTAAATGGAAAAGGTTACATATAGCCGGAAAAGAAGAGCAATTCGTGATCGGTTTGGCATTAATAGCGCTTGCAATCGGGCTTGTTAGCCACTAACACGATATGTAAAACGTGTGTTTGTTGTTTTTTTGTTCATCAAAAGTGGCGAGAAATGGTGTGAACACGCTACTATGATAAATATGTTACTATTTTGTGAATTATTACCTGAGGGAAAAGTAGTGGACAGTTTTCAACTTTCGGTAGTTCATCGCTTGCCGCAAAGTTATCGCTGGTTATCGGGTTTTGCTGGTATTAAGGTTGAACCGATTCCGCTGAGCGGCAGAGAAGAAGACAATAACCTGATTGGTCTCAAACTGTTGAGCCATGATGGCGATATCGCATGGGAAATCATGCGTCAGTTGAATCAATCCCTGTCTGAAATACAGGTTGAATGCGCCGTTCTGGAATGGGAAGGCGAACCGTGTCTGTTTTTACATCGTAACGACGAAAGTACCGCAATGTGCCGCTTGAAGAATGTCGGTGTTGCTATCGCAGAATCGGTATCGGCACAATATCCGTTTTAAACCGCAGCGTCAGTAAGGTGGCGCTGCGGTTTTCTCCCGTTTGTTTCTGCTGTTTTTCTGCCGTTCAGGATGAGAACTGTAACAATTCCCGCGTGTACTGTTCGGCAGGGTGCGTGAATACCTGTTTACATTCACCCTGCTCGACGACTTCGCCCTGTCGTAACACAATAACCTGATGACACAGCGAGCGAATAATCTGTAAATCATGGCTGATAAACAGGTAGGCGATTTTGTGCTTTTCCTGTAATGACTTCAGCAGCGTCAGTATTTGTGCCTGAACCGTCCTGTCCAGCGATGACGTTGGTTCATCGAGGATCAGCAGTTCTGGTTGCAGTATCAGTGCACGAGCGATAGCGATACGCTGGCGCTGACCGCCGGAAAATTCAGACGGATAGCGCCAGCGAGTAGTGGGATCCAGTCCCACTTCCTGCATCACCGCCACCACACGCTGTTCTCGCGCCTCTTTGCTCAACGTGTGATGGACAGTTAATCCCTCAGCAATAATTTGTTCCACATTTAGCCGCGGGTTCAGCGCGGAATTGGGGTCCTGAAAGACGACCTGAATCCGATGACGAAAGGGCAGCATTTGCTTACGGGTGAGCCCCTGCAAGGGCTGACCATCAAACCAGATATCGCCACGCGATTGAATCAGACGCAGCAGCGCTAATCCAGTTGTGCTTTTTCCTGAACCGGATTCCCCCACCAACCCCAGGCTTTCACCGCGCCGTAAGGTAAAGTTAATATTGTTAACTACCTGCTTTTCGTCAACGATACGGCGCAAAAGGCCGCGTTTGATGGGAAATGATACGTGCAACTGTTCCACCCGCAGGAGCGGTTCACCGTCATCCGCTACCGGAAGCGGCTCGCCTGATGGCTCTGCGTCCAGCAATTGGCGCGTGTAAGGATGCTGTGGTGCGCTGAAAAGCTGCTGACAGCTATTGTGCTCCACGGCCTTACCCGCTTTCATCACCGATACATTATCCGCTAACTGGCGGACGATATTCAGGTCGTGGGTGATGAACAGTAAGCTCATCCCCAGTTCCTGTTTCAGCTCGTTCAGCAATTTCAGTATTTGCGCCTGAACGGTAACGTCCAACGCTGTCGTAGGCTCATCGGCAATCAGTAAATCGGGCTGAGTCAGCAGCGCCATCGCAATCATGACGCGCTGACGTTCCCCACCGGAAAGCTGGTGTGGGAAATCATTCAACCGATTTTTAGCCTGACGGATGCCCACGCGATCCAGGCAGGAGATGACTTCGCTACGGGCTGGCTCGGTGCGCATTCCCCGGTGTAATGAAAGCACTTCAATCA contains these protein-coding regions:
- the rsuA gene encoding 16S rRNA pseudouridine(516) synthase RsuA, yielding MRLDKFLSQQLEISRSLVARELHAQRVTVDGEVVKSGAFKLSPEHNVEFDGNPLKQQSGPRYFMLNKPQGYVCSTDDPDHPTILYFMDVPVAYKLHAAGRLDIDTTGLVLLTDDGQWSHRITSPKHECEKTYLVTLEQPLAEDTAAQFTAGVQLHSEKNLTKPASLEKITDHVVRLTISEGRYHQVKRMFAAVGNRVVELHRERIGGISLDSELEPGEYRELSAEEVASVK
- a CDS encoding Bcr/CflA family multidrug efflux MFS transporter — translated: MQLRRPSHIGLIFILGLISMLTPLAIDMYLPALPTIANEFGVGDGHVQMTLSTYVLGFAIGQMFYGPMADSLGRKPVILGGTLVFAFAGVVCALAQTVEQLIYMRFLHGVSAAASAVVINALMRDMFSRDDFSRMMSFVVLVMTVAPLIAPIAGGWLLLWFSWHSIFWAISGAAFLASALIFFFIKETLPPEKQQKFHLRTTIGNFAVLFRHKRVFSYMVASGLSFCGMFSFLSAGPFVYINLYGVSPQNFGYYFALNIVFLFVVTLFNSRNVRRLGAMAMFRTGLVIQFVMGIWLVVVCLFDLGFLPLVFGVALFVGCIAMVASNAMAVILDDFPHMAGTASSLAGTLRFGLGAIVGVLLSLASFNSAWPMVLSMALCSIGAFLLYLYAHRSAPAPS
- a CDS encoding YejG family protein yields the protein MDSFQLSVVHRLPQSYRWLSGFAGIKVEPIPLSGREEDNNLIGLKLLSHDGDIAWEIMRQLNQSLSEIQVECAVLEWEGEPCLFLHRNDESTAMCRLKNVGVAIAESVSAQYPF
- the yejF gene encoding microcin C ABC transporter ATP-binding protein YejF, which encodes MSSSPLLQIDNLSIAFRKGDQEQRVVDQLSLAVNAGETLALVGESGSGKSVTALSVLRLLPSPPVVYPQGDIRFAGQSLLHADEKTLRQIRGNRIAMIFQEPMVSLNPLQSIEKQLIEVLSLHRGMRTEPARSEVISCLDRVGIRQAKNRLNDFPHQLSGGERQRVMIAMALLTQPDLLIADEPTTALDVTVQAQILKLLNELKQELGMSLLFITHDLNIVRQLADNVSVMKAGKAVEHNSCQQLFSAPQHPYTRQLLDAEPSGEPLPVADDGEPLLRVEQLHVSFPIKRGLLRRIVDEKQVVNNINFTLRRGESLGLVGESGSGKSTTGLALLRLIQSRGDIWFDGQPLQGLTRKQMLPFRHRIQVVFQDPNSALNPRLNVEQIIAEGLTVHHTLSKEAREQRVVAVMQEVGLDPTTRWRYPSEFSGGQRQRIAIARALILQPELLILDEPTSSLDRTVQAQILTLLKSLQEKHKIAYLFISHDLQIIRSLCHQVIVLRQGEVVEQGECKQVFTHPAEQYTRELLQFSS